In the Sus scrofa isolate TJ Tabasco breed Duroc chromosome 6, Sscrofa11.1, whole genome shotgun sequence genome, one interval contains:
- the ZNF507 gene encoding zinc finger protein 507 isoform X2, with amino-acid sequence MEESSSIAMLVPDIGEQEAILTAETVISSSLEIDEQRKAKTDPLIHVIQKLSKIVEHEKSQKCLLIGKKRSRSNAATRSLESQESCEIPAKVTQSPAAALQRAEMSQIHLTPDSFAQNDGKAMSYQCSLCKFLSSSFSVLKDHVRQHGQQDEVLLMCSECHITSKSQEELEAHVVNDHENDANGHSQPKAQQCGSPTDSLCPRTSERNTETIPDNAVSVDNPPQTHMVQTASVAEMGRRKWYAYEQYGMYRCLFCSYTCGQQRMLKTHAWKHAGEVDCSYPIFENESEPLGLLDSSVAAAAGGVDAVVIAIGDNELSIHNGPSVQVQICSSEPLSSSSPLEQNVEEGVHLSQSVTLDANEEEVLEVASDAEENLVADSLLSSAQKIISSSPNKKGHVNVIVERLPSAEETLSQKHFLMNTEIEEGKNLSATEAKLECEGNDDVYHAEKCTVDIGGLIIGWSNTEKKDGELINKGLPTDENAPPGRRRTNSESLRLHSLAAEALVTMPIRAVELTRANLGHYGNINLLDPDTGQRQVDSTLAAYSKMMSPLKTSSEGLTSFNQSNPTLVALPEGRQELSDGQVKTGISMSLLTVIEKLRERTDQNASDDDILKELQDNAQCQPNSDTGLSGSSVVEYIPNADRPYRCRLCHYTSGNKGYIKQHLRVHRQRQPYQCPICEHIADNSKDLESHMINHCKARIYQCKQCEESFHYKSQLRNHEREQHSLPDTLSIATSNESRISSDIPDGKCAQEGNKSSVQKQYRCDVCEYTSTTYVGVRNHRRIHNSDKPYRCSLCGYVCSHPPSLKSHMWKHASDQNYNYEQVNKAINDAISQSGRVRGKSPGKTLLNSSEERANSLTGSSENLVSSSELISQAPSEVIGPNESEKLSPTSNTSYSLEKNSSLAPPGMEYCVLLFCCCICGFESTSKENLLDHMKEHEGEIVNIILNKDHSTAVNTN; translated from the exons AAGAATCTTGTGAGATCCCCGCTAAAGTAACCCAGTCACCTGCTGCTGCTCTTCAAAGGGCTGAGATGTCACAAATCCATTTAACCCCTGATTCTTTTGCCCAGAATGATGGGAAAGCTATGTCTTACCAATGTAGCCTTTGTAAGTTTCTGTCGTCGTCTTTTTCTGTATTAAAAGATCACGTCAGGCAGCATGGTCAGCAGGATGAAGTGTTGTTAATGTGCTCCGAATGCCATATCACATCCAAAAGCCAAGAGGAACTTGAAGCCCACGTGGTAAACGACCACGAAAACGATGCCAACGGTCACAGTCAACCCAAAGCCCAACAATGTGGAAGCCCCACTGACTCCTTGTGTCCGAGAACCTCAGAAAGAAATACCGAAACCATTCCTGACAACGCAGTCAGTGTGGACAACCCACCACAGACTCACATGGTCCAGACGGCATCCGTGGCAGAAATGGGCAGGAGGAAATGGTATGCCTATGAGCAGTATGGCATGTATCGATGCTTGTTTTGTAGTTACACTTGTGGCCAGCAGAGAATGTTGAAAACACATGCTTGGAAACACGCTGGGGAGGTTGATTGCTCCTACCCaatctttgaaaatgaaagtgAGCCCCTGGGCCTGCTGGATTCTTCGGTGGCTGCTGCAGCTGGCGGGGTCGACGCAGTCGTCATTGCAATCGGAGACAACGAACTGAGCATCCACAACGGGCCATCGGTGCAAGTGCAGATTTGCAGCTCAGAGCCCTTATCATCTTCATCTCCTTTAGAGCAGAATGTGGAAGAGGGGGTTCACCTAAGTCAGTCAGTTACCCTCGATGCCAACGAGGAAGAAGTGCTAGAGGTGGCTTCGGATGCAGAGGAGAATCTGGTGGCCGACAGCCTACTTTCCTCAGCACAGAAGATCATCAGCAGTAGCCCGAACAAAAAAGGCCACGTTAACGTGATCGTGGAGCGGCTGCCAAGTGCCGAAGAAACTCTGTCACAGAAACATTTCCTCATGAACACCGAAATTGAAGAGGGCAAAAACCTGAGCGCGACGGAAGCCAAGCTTGAATGTGAAGGAAACGACGACGTCTATCATGCCGAGAAGTGTACCGTGGACATCGGGGGGTTGATCATAGGCTGGAGCaacacagagaagaaagatggCGAGTTAATAAATAAAGGGCTGCCTACCGATGAGAATGCCCCACCAGGCCGGAGAAGGACAAATTCCGAGTCTCTCAGGCTGCACTCGTTGGCTGCAGAAGCCCTGGTCACAATGCCTATAAGAGCCGTGGAGCTCACACGAGCCAACCTTGGGCACTACGGGAACATCAACCTCCTAGATCCAGACACCGGACAAAGGCAAGTAGACAGTACGTTGGCAGCATATTCTAAAATGATGTCCCCACTTAAAACCTCTTCAGAGGGGTTAACGAGCTTCAACCAAAGCAACCCTACCTTGGTGGCACTCCCGGAGGGTAGGCAGGAATTGTCAGACGGGCAGGTAAAGACAGGCATCAGCATGTCCCTGCTCACCGTGATTGAAAAATTACGGGAAAGGACAGACCAAAACGCTTCCGATGACGACATTTTGAAAGAGTTGCAAGACAACGCCCAGTGCCAACCCAACAGCGACACGGGTTTGTCAGGAAGCAGCGTGGTGGAGTACATCCCTAACGCCGACCGGCCCTACCGCTGCCGCCTGTGTCACTACACCAGCGGCAACAAGGGCTACATCAAGCAGCACCTGCGAGTCCACCGGCAGAGACAGCCCTATCAGTGTCCTATCTGTGAGCACATAGCGGACAACAGCAAAGACTTGGAGAGCCACATGATCAACCACTGTAAAGCACGAATATACCAGTGCAAGCAGTGTGAGGAGTCCTTCCATTATAAG agTCAACTGAGGAACCATGAGAGAGAGCAGCACAGTCTTCCAGATACCTTGTCAATAGCAACCTCTAATGAGTCAAGAATTTCCAGCGATATCCCTGATGGAAAATGTGCTCAGGAAG GGAATAAGTCTTCGGTCCAGAAACAGTACAGATGTGATGTGTGTGAATATACAAGTACTACGTATGTTGGTGTCAGAAACCATAGACGAATCCATAACTCTGATAAGCCTTACAG ATGTTCtttgtgtgggtatgtgtgcaGCCATCCTCCTTCTTTGAAGTCTCACATGTGGAAGCATGCCAGTGACCAAAATTATAACTACGAACAAGTAAACAAGGCTATTAATGATGCGATCTCACAAAGTGGCAG agtTCGAGGGAAATCCCCTGGAAAGACTCTGTTAAACAGCAGTGAAGAAAGAGCCAATTCTCTTACTGGAAGTTCAGAAAATTTGGTGTCATCCTCCGAGCTGATTTCTCAGGCTCCCAGTGAAGTCATAGGTCCTAACGAGAGTGAGAAACTGAGCCCTACAAGTAATACCTCATACAGTTTAGAAAAAAACTCCAGTCTGGCCCCTCCTGGTATGGAGTATTGTGTTTTACTCTTCTGTTGCTGTATTTGTGGTTTTGAATCTACCAGCAAAGAAAATCTCTTGGATCATATGAAAGAGCATGAGGGTGAAATTGTAAACATCATCCTAAATAAGGACCACAGCACAGCTGTAAACACAAATTAG